A single window of uncultured Pseudodesulfovibrio sp. DNA harbors:
- a CDS encoding phosphatidate cytidylyltransferase — MDISPHKQRIATSIGLAILPAMALIFQGWVLFTVLALFCVLTLWEFYSMFRPVQSMTAFKSLGAAFTFLLLGAFTTGNTSYPAAVLLIAFWASGFVFLLRYNKDVTASYRHAAIFLAGLIYIPLNFHFVLTMQPVEIILVLGAATISDTAAFYAGTMWGKKKIWPRVSPKKSWIGSLAGLAACTIAITTYGMSFGSAHWWQWILLGIALNIAAQFGDFFESALKRTLDIKDSGVILPGHGGLLDRVDSLLLAIPTYGLIAMFHPFFQ; from the coding sequence ATGGATATCTCCCCACACAAACAACGAATTGCCACAAGCATCGGGCTGGCCATCCTTCCGGCCATGGCCCTTATCTTTCAGGGTTGGGTTCTGTTCACAGTACTCGCCCTGTTTTGCGTCCTGACCCTGTGGGAGTTCTACTCCATGTTCCGCCCAGTTCAATCCATGACTGCCTTCAAATCCCTTGGAGCAGCCTTCACCTTCCTCTTGCTGGGCGCATTCACCACCGGGAACACGAGTTACCCGGCTGCTGTTTTGCTTATTGCATTCTGGGCCTCTGGGTTTGTTTTTCTCCTCAGGTACAACAAAGACGTGACAGCTTCATACCGCCATGCCGCTATTTTTTTGGCCGGGTTGATATATATTCCTCTGAATTTTCATTTTGTCCTGACCATGCAGCCAGTTGAAATTATTCTGGTACTCGGAGCGGCAACGATATCTGACACTGCAGCCTTTTACGCCGGCACCATGTGGGGAAAGAAAAAAATATGGCCTCGTGTCAGCCCCAAAAAATCATGGATTGGGTCGCTTGCCGGACTTGCCGCCTGTACCATCGCCATAACAACGTATGGAATGAGTTTCGGCTCCGCCCACTGGTGGCAATGGATACTCCTCGGTATAGCCTTAAACATCGCAGCCCAGTTCGGCGATTTCTTCGAGTCTGCTCTAAAACGGACACTCGACATCAAAGATTCCGGTGTCATTCTTCCAGGTCATGGCGGCCTGCTCGACCGTGTGGACAGCCTCTTGTTGGCAATCCCCACTTATGGATTAATCGCCATGTTCCACCCTTTCTTCCAATAA
- a CDS encoding isoprenyl transferase yields MNNVHIPAHIAIIMDGNGRWAKQRGLNRTDGHKAGTEAVRAVVTRCRELGVKHLTLYTFSKENWSRPKAEIKTLFELLTSFLTKEEKSLKEQGIRLKVLGELDDMPLTVRQLLKHVIRQTKNCTNITLNLALNYSGREDILRATRAMVSKGVSPDAITEEGFADELWTAGQPDPDLIIRTSGELRLSNYLLFQCAYSELYFTDIYWPDFTPDELDKAINELNHRQRRFGKTSEQLADQ; encoded by the coding sequence TTGAATAACGTACATATTCCCGCTCATATAGCCATCATTATGGATGGCAATGGCAGGTGGGCCAAACAGCGCGGACTGAATCGGACCGACGGTCATAAAGCCGGAACCGAGGCAGTTCGCGCCGTGGTCACCCGTTGCCGAGAGCTTGGCGTGAAGCACCTCACGCTCTACACCTTTTCCAAAGAAAATTGGTCGCGCCCGAAAGCCGAGATCAAGACCCTGTTCGAACTGTTGACTTCTTTCCTGACCAAAGAAGAAAAGAGCCTCAAGGAACAGGGAATTCGACTCAAGGTACTGGGTGAACTTGACGATATGCCATTAACAGTACGTCAACTGCTTAAGCACGTCATACGCCAGACCAAAAACTGTACGAACATAACCTTGAATCTCGCCCTGAATTATTCAGGAAGAGAAGATATCCTTCGAGCAACACGCGCAATGGTCTCTAAAGGAGTATCTCCCGACGCCATTACCGAAGAAGGTTTTGCCGATGAATTATGGACTGCGGGCCAACCTGATCCTGATTTAATTATACGCACCAGCGGCGAACTCCGGCTGTCCAATTATCTTTTGTTCCAGTGTGCCTATTCGGAACTTTACTTTACAGATATTTACTGGCCGGATTTTACCCCGGATGAATTGGACAAAGCCATTAATGAGCTGAATCACCGACAACGCCGTTTTGGCAAAACATCGGAACAACTCGCCGACCAATAG
- the frr gene encoding ribosome recycling factor gives MQSVLDDGKKRMAGAIAALDKEFSKLRTGRATTALVDGIVVDYYGTPTPINQLSSVSVPDSKTLTIQPWDKGAFGAVEKAIQSSDLGLNPVNDGKIIRISIPPLTEERRKELVKVAKKYSEDAKIAIRNVRRDMNDVLKKMEKDKDISEDDKKNGETNVQKMTDDFVKQTDEVLAGKEKEILEI, from the coding sequence ATGCAATCCGTACTAGACGATGGGAAAAAAAGGATGGCCGGGGCCATAGCAGCCCTTGACAAGGAATTCAGCAAGCTGCGCACAGGCCGTGCAACCACAGCTCTGGTAGACGGGATTGTCGTAGATTACTACGGCACCCCTACACCCATCAACCAACTTTCCTCGGTGTCCGTCCCCGACTCCAAGACCCTCACCATTCAGCCTTGGGACAAGGGAGCATTCGGGGCGGTTGAAAAAGCCATTCAAAGTTCTGACCTCGGCCTCAATCCGGTCAACGACGGAAAAATCATCCGTATCAGCATTCCGCCCTTGACCGAGGAACGCCGCAAAGAGCTGGTCAAAGTCGCCAAAAAATATTCGGAAGATGCCAAGATCGCCATCCGCAATGTGCGTCGCGACATGAACGACGTGCTCAAGAAGATGGAAAAAGACAAAGACATCAGCGAAGACGACAAAAAGAACGGCGAAACCAATGTCCAGAAAATGACGGATGATTTCGTCAAACAGACTGATGAAGTCCTTGCTGGAAAAGAAAAGGAAATCCTTGAGATCTAG
- the pyrH gene encoding UMP kinase yields MEKARYSRILLKLSGEALAGDQQFGIQPEAIGQFAKEIAEVASTGLQIALVIGGGNIFRGMAASAKGMDRAQGDYMGMLATIMNALAVQDALEKNGCDTRVMTALSMADVAEPYIRRRALRHMDKGRVVICAAGTGNPYFTTDSAAALRALELKCDAIFKATKVDGVYDKDPAQFDDAVKYETVSYMETLEKRLGVMDSTAISMARDNDLPIIVFNLHTEGNIRRAANGENIGTTVQGD; encoded by the coding sequence ATGGAAAAAGCGCGGTACTCGCGAATTCTTCTGAAACTCAGTGGCGAAGCTCTGGCCGGGGATCAACAATTCGGTATTCAGCCGGAGGCCATCGGTCAGTTTGCCAAGGAAATTGCCGAAGTGGCATCCACAGGGCTCCAGATCGCACTCGTCATCGGCGGTGGAAACATCTTCCGCGGTATGGCAGCCAGTGCCAAGGGCATGGACCGCGCTCAGGGTGATTACATGGGAATGCTCGCCACGATTATGAACGCTCTGGCCGTACAGGACGCTCTGGAAAAGAACGGTTGCGACACCCGTGTCATGACCGCCCTCTCCATGGCGGACGTAGCCGAGCCGTATATTCGCAGACGCGCACTCCGGCACATGGACAAAGGCCGCGTGGTCATCTGTGCAGCCGGAACCGGCAACCCCTACTTCACCACTGATTCTGCAGCTGCTTTGCGCGCTCTTGAACTCAAGTGCGACGCCATTTTCAAAGCCACCAAAGTGGACGGCGTATACGACAAAGACCCCGCCCAATTTGATGACGCGGTCAAGTATGAAACAGTCTCGTACATGGAGACCCTGGAAAAACGGCTTGGCGTCATGGACTCCACCGCCATTTCCATGGCTCGCGATAACGACCTGCCGATCATTGTTTTCAATCTTCATACTGAAGGCAACATCCGCAGGGCCGCCAACGGCGAAAACATAGGAACGACTGTCCAAGGAGACTAA
- the tsf gene encoding translation elongation factor Ts encodes MAITAAQVKGLREKTGAGMMDCKKALVESGGDEEKAVMYLREKGLSKAAKKAGRATSEGLVTPYISEDGKTAVIAELLCETDFVAKGDDFKSFATALSEKIAGLDVTTGAADDLPAEVADVTDLIAKLGENMGVGRFAKITTEGVLGIYLHSNNKLAAVVELTGTDDADMAKDIAMHVAAMNPACKTSDELPQDVLEKEKALYLKQAMDEGKPENIAEKIVTGRLNKFYKEVCLVEQAFIKDDKQTIKQILGDATVASFQRLALGEKAE; translated from the coding sequence ATGGCTATCACTGCTGCACAAGTTAAAGGACTGCGCGAAAAGACCGGCGCAGGCATGATGGATTGCAAAAAAGCCCTGGTTGAGTCCGGTGGCGACGAAGAAAAAGCAGTCATGTACCTTCGCGAGAAGGGTCTGTCCAAAGCCGCCAAGAAGGCTGGACGTGCCACTTCCGAAGGTCTGGTTACTCCTTATATCTCTGAAGATGGCAAAACTGCCGTCATCGCCGAATTGCTCTGCGAAACTGACTTTGTTGCCAAGGGTGACGATTTCAAATCCTTCGCAACAGCGCTGTCCGAAAAAATCGCTGGTCTGGATGTGACCACTGGCGCAGCAGACGATCTGCCCGCTGAAGTGGCTGACGTCACCGACCTCATCGCCAAACTTGGCGAGAACATGGGTGTTGGCCGCTTTGCCAAAATCACCACCGAAGGCGTGCTGGGCATCTACCTGCACTCTAACAACAAGCTCGCCGCTGTCGTCGAGCTGACCGGTACTGACGATGCAGACATGGCCAAAGACATTGCCATGCACGTAGCCGCCATGAACCCTGCCTGCAAAACTTCTGATGAGCTTCCTCAGGATGTCCTGGAAAAGGAAAAAGCTCTCTACCTGAAGCAGGCCATGGACGAAGGCAAGCCCGAAAACATCGCCGAAAAGATCGTCACTGGTCGTCTGAACAAGTTCTACAAAGAAGTCTGCCTCGTAGAGCAGGCCTTCATCAAGGACGACAAGCAGACCATCAAGCAGATCCTTGGTGACGCCACCGTCGCCAGCTTCCAGCGACTCGCCCTTGGAGAAAAGGCCGAGTAG
- the rpsB gene encoding 30S ribosomal protein S2 — MAYVTMKQMLETGVHFGHQTRRWNPKMRPYIFGARNGIHIMDLQQTVKMFATAHDFIVDTVAKGGKVLFIGTKRQAQESVKAEAERAGMFFVTHRWMGGTLTNFQTIKRSIDRLKNLEQMFEDGSISRYTKKEAVGMNREVKKLNLALGGIKDLNEAPRAAFVIDPKREQIAIQECRKLGIPVVAVVDSNCDPDMVDYIIPGNDDAIRAIKLFATHMADACLEGAAMQKDYTAKAEAEAKAAKAAKAAEAPKEEAKKDGPKVEKKKKAAPKKEAKTEEKAEAPAEAPAEEK, encoded by the coding sequence ATGGCTTACGTAACTATGAAGCAGATGCTGGAGACCGGCGTCCACTTCGGCCACCAGACCCGCCGTTGGAACCCCAAAATGCGCCCTTACATCTTCGGCGCCCGTAACGGCATTCACATCATGGATCTGCAGCAGACCGTCAAAATGTTTGCTACCGCTCATGACTTCATCGTCGACACCGTTGCCAAAGGCGGCAAAGTGCTGTTCATCGGCACCAAGCGTCAGGCTCAGGAATCCGTCAAAGCGGAAGCCGAACGTGCCGGCATGTTCTTCGTCACCCATCGCTGGATGGGCGGCACCCTGACCAACTTCCAGACCATCAAACGTTCCATCGATCGCCTCAAGAACCTTGAGCAGATGTTCGAAGACGGTTCCATCTCCCGCTACACCAAGAAAGAAGCAGTAGGCATGAACCGTGAGGTCAAAAAGCTGAACCTGGCTCTGGGTGGTATCAAGGACCTGAACGAAGCTCCCCGTGCTGCTTTCGTCATCGATCCCAAGCGCGAACAGATCGCCATTCAAGAATGCCGCAAGCTCGGTATCCCCGTTGTAGCCGTTGTCGACTCCAACTGCGATCCCGACATGGTTGATTACATCATCCCCGGTAACGACGACGCTATCCGTGCTATCAAGCTGTTTGCCACTCACATGGCCGATGCCTGTCTCGAAGGCGCAGCCATGCAGAAGGATTACACTGCAAAAGCTGAAGCTGAAGCCAAAGCTGCCAAGGCTGCCAAAGCCGCCGAGGCTCCCAAGGAAGAAGCCAAGAAAGATGGCCCCAAGGTAGAAAAAAAGAAGAAAGCTGCTCCTAAGAAAGAAGCTAAAACCGAAGAGAAGGCCGAAGCCCCTGCTGAGGCTCCTGCGGAGGAGAAATAA
- a CDS encoding spore photoproduct lyase family protein, whose product MIKQLPSHLRKIGHVFVDESMQDSPIANRVRDKLTGTDQANIPWTVVPPEQDRVEFDEGDTQALYLKEYKGKFLRFCPGTRAYHCCGYRIIHIGENCPMACSYCILQAYFQDRVLKIWANQDALFNELGNAFGADPNTRYRVGTGEFTDSLALEHLTGYSKNLIGFLQDYDNVVLELKSKVVDLTWMEATSRTDRVLPAWSLNAPFINEHEEFDVSTLKERLEAARTCSEAGFKVCLHFDPIIHYPGWREGYAEIIDMIFDYVRPENIAYMSLGSFRCMPQLNPIIADKFPDTTYIYNEFIPGLDGKARLLRPLRVEQFTFMVDRLRKHGMDKQLYFCMESTEVWNEVFGYAPKDFGGLGNRLMAQAFGE is encoded by the coding sequence ATGATTAAACAACTCCCCTCCCACCTTCGGAAAATCGGCCATGTGTTCGTTGATGAATCCATGCAGGATTCACCCATCGCGAATCGAGTACGCGACAAACTGACCGGAACCGATCAGGCAAACATTCCGTGGACTGTCGTTCCGCCGGAACAGGATCGTGTTGAATTTGATGAAGGCGACACACAGGCGTTATATCTCAAAGAATACAAGGGTAAATTCCTCAGATTCTGCCCCGGAACACGCGCCTATCACTGCTGTGGTTATCGTATCATTCACATCGGCGAGAACTGTCCCATGGCCTGCTCATACTGTATTTTGCAGGCATACTTTCAGGATCGCGTATTAAAAATCTGGGCTAATCAAGATGCCCTGTTCAACGAATTAGGCAACGCCTTCGGAGCAGACCCGAACACCCGTTACCGTGTGGGTACCGGCGAATTTACTGACTCTTTGGCCTTGGAGCACCTGACCGGCTATTCCAAAAATCTCATCGGATTTCTCCAGGATTACGACAACGTCGTGCTGGAATTGAAATCCAAAGTCGTGGATTTGACATGGATGGAAGCAACCTCTCGTACAGATCGCGTTCTTCCGGCATGGTCACTCAACGCGCCATTTATCAATGAACATGAAGAATTCGACGTTTCCACGCTGAAAGAACGCCTTGAAGCGGCCCGTACCTGTTCCGAAGCCGGATTCAAGGTCTGTCTCCATTTCGACCCGATCATCCACTATCCCGGCTGGCGCGAAGGCTACGCCGAAATCATCGACATGATCTTTGATTATGTGCGTCCCGAAAATATTGCATACATGTCTCTTGGTTCATTCCGGTGCATGCCACAGCTCAACCCGATCATTGCGGACAAATTCCCAGACACAACATATATCTATAATGAATTCATCCCCGGTCTTGACGGCAAAGCGCGGCTACTTCGTCCTCTACGCGTTGAACAGTTCACCTTCATGGTCGACCGCCTGCGCAAACACGGCATGGACAAGCAACTTTACTTCTGTATGGAATCCACTGAAGTCTGGAACGAAGTATTCGGATACGCCCCCAAGGATTTCGGAGGATTGGGCAACCGTTTGATGGCACAGGCATTTGGAGAATAA
- a CDS encoding ParB/RepB/Spo0J family partition protein yields MHISNEIFTAHADSINNSGAHLFWADNPDQLLTDSIEEFGQSAPVLVHESKNGLNLVAGNARLSVLHNLGRPVLARIVEDMNEVDKGLLYLTDNLQRPMDDGMRLKALEFFAPLMDEKTLKSNILPRLGLKPKSKDAKLLTGWLSMDQTWRNLLKKGNIPLASATPLSRMTDEDRQAIEPLFTGFSWSRSNAVNILNWLFETAKMNDQSVQEVMHTAGIVKILSQGLSPKDSIARLTNAARLARYPELTKLQERFTAAAGEITTGTRWRMVQPNNFETGGAELTVQIKDTEQLKRAVAEMTDLANAPAWEKLWKLGSGND; encoded by the coding sequence TTGCATATATCCAACGAAATATTCACAGCCCATGCCGACAGCATAAACAATTCAGGCGCACATCTGTTCTGGGCCGACAACCCGGACCAATTACTGACAGACTCTATCGAAGAATTTGGCCAATCCGCTCCGGTGCTGGTTCATGAATCAAAAAACGGTCTGAATCTTGTCGCAGGAAACGCACGCCTGAGCGTTCTTCACAACCTTGGTCGCCCGGTTCTTGCCCGGATAGTTGAAGACATGAATGAGGTTGATAAGGGGTTGCTCTATCTAACCGACAACCTGCAACGCCCCATGGACGACGGGATGCGCCTCAAGGCTCTTGAATTTTTCGCCCCACTCATGGACGAAAAAACACTTAAGTCGAACATTCTGCCCCGTCTTGGCTTAAAGCCAAAATCCAAAGACGCCAAGCTCCTGACAGGCTGGCTCTCTATGGATCAAACATGGCGCAACCTGCTCAAAAAAGGCAATATTCCTCTAGCTTCAGCCACGCCTCTTTCTCGTATGACCGATGAAGATCGTCAGGCCATAGAGCCGCTGTTCACCGGGTTTTCATGGTCTCGCTCCAATGCCGTCAACATCCTGAACTGGCTTTTCGAAACCGCCAAGATGAACGATCAATCCGTACAGGAAGTCATGCACACCGCAGGCATAGTCAAGATCCTTTCGCAGGGACTTTCTCCTAAGGACTCCATTGCACGCCTTACCAATGCGGCCCGACTGGCCCGCTATCCTGAGCTGACCAAACTTCAAGAACGATTCACAGCCGCTGCCGGAGAAATTACAACCGGAACCCGCTGGCGTATGGTTCAACCCAATAATTTCGAAACCGGAGGAGCTGAATTGACTGTCCAAATCAAGGACACTGAACAGCTCAAACGGGCAGTTGCAGAAATGACGGACCTCGCGAACGCCCCTGCATGGGAAAAGCTTTGGAAGCTGGGAAGTGGCAATGATTAA
- a CDS encoding elongation factor G, protein MPDLKTQRTYALVGHGGSGKTSVAEMLLFNAGVVNRLGKVEDGNTVLDYEPEEIKRRGSVQPGFASYKWKKNDHFLIDTPGDSNFAGDLSYSLTAADGVVMVIDAVDGVKPLTRKIWAQVQEKGLPSMIVINKMDRDRAEFDTAFNGISEALGARPALLYYPIGSKEDFKGVVDMMSGKALMFGADGAINEGDIPGDIADEVEMLRETMIENIAESDEDLMEKYFEDGELSPEDITKGLQGGVASGELVPVVVSAALNCQGGQMILDTVQSLLPGPLTHPVWEGEEDERASSPDEPLACFVFKTQADPFAGQLTVVRVLSGELKSDSHLLNASNGEKERVGQLLVMNGKEQAQVKNPMGPGSIAVLAKLKNTHTGDTLVEKDEFKLIKPEIAPQLITFALAPAEKGDEDKVYSAVAKLLEEDITLTLARDEESGDILLSGMGQNHIEISVEKARRRYKADIVLKTPKVPYRETFKTGAKEVQGRHKKQSGGRGQFGDCWINVTPKVSGAGYEFEDKIVGGSIPRQFIPAVDKGVQEVAARGVLAGYPVIDFQVTLYDGSYHNVDSSEMAFKVAGSIAFKKACEKAKMALLEPVMLVTVAVPDSFMGDVIGDLSSRRGKVLGSDSQAGLTEVKAHVPMAEMLKYAPDLNSMTGGQGTFFMEFASYEECPPQETEKVIAANKKADDAD, encoded by the coding sequence ATGCCTGATTTGAAAACTCAAAGAACTTATGCACTCGTCGGTCATGGCGGTAGCGGGAAAACTTCCGTCGCCGAGATGTTGCTTTTCAATGCCGGAGTTGTAAACCGCCTCGGCAAGGTCGAAGACGGAAATACCGTTCTCGATTACGAACCCGAGGAAATCAAGCGTCGAGGTTCTGTGCAGCCTGGTTTCGCCAGCTATAAGTGGAAAAAGAACGATCATTTTCTCATCGACACTCCCGGTGATTCCAACTTCGCAGGTGATCTTTCCTACAGCCTGACCGCTGCTGATGGTGTGGTCATGGTTATTGACGCCGTTGATGGCGTGAAACCGCTGACTCGCAAAATTTGGGCTCAGGTTCAGGAGAAGGGGCTGCCTTCCATGATCGTCATTAATAAGATGGATCGTGATCGGGCCGAATTCGATACGGCATTCAACGGTATTTCCGAAGCTCTTGGTGCTCGTCCTGCATTGTTGTACTATCCCATTGGCTCCAAAGAAGATTTTAAGGGCGTAGTGGACATGATGTCCGGCAAGGCCCTGATGTTTGGCGCAGATGGCGCAATCAATGAAGGTGATATCCCCGGTGATATCGCTGACGAAGTCGAAATGTTGCGTGAAACCATGATTGAGAACATCGCAGAAAGCGATGAAGATCTCATGGAAAAATATTTTGAAGACGGAGAATTGTCTCCCGAAGATATCACCAAGGGGTTACAGGGCGGCGTTGCTTCTGGCGAACTCGTCCCCGTGGTTGTTTCCGCTGCTTTGAATTGTCAGGGTGGTCAGATGATTCTGGATACAGTACAAAGTCTGTTGCCCGGTCCTTTGACTCATCCCGTTTGGGAAGGCGAAGAAGACGAACGAGCCAGTTCTCCGGATGAACCGCTTGCTTGTTTCGTATTCAAGACACAGGCTGATCCTTTTGCTGGCCAGCTTACTGTAGTTCGCGTTTTGTCCGGTGAACTTAAGTCTGATTCCCATTTGCTCAACGCCTCCAATGGTGAAAAAGAGCGTGTGGGGCAGTTGTTAGTCATGAACGGCAAGGAACAGGCTCAGGTAAAGAATCCCATGGGTCCCGGTTCTATTGCTGTACTGGCAAAGCTCAAGAATACGCATACTGGTGACACCTTGGTTGAAAAAGATGAGTTCAAGCTGATCAAGCCTGAAATCGCCCCGCAACTGATCACCTTCGCTTTGGCTCCGGCCGAGAAGGGTGACGAAGATAAGGTTTACTCTGCGGTTGCCAAGCTGCTTGAAGAAGATATCACCCTGACTTTGGCTCGTGACGAAGAGTCCGGCGACATCCTGTTGTCAGGCATGGGACAGAATCATATTGAAATCTCGGTTGAGAAAGCCAGACGTCGTTACAAAGCTGATATCGTACTGAAAACACCCAAGGTTCCGTACCGTGAAACTTTCAAGACCGGTGCCAAGGAAGTGCAGGGTCGTCATAAGAAACAGTCCGGTGGTCGTGGCCAGTTTGGTGACTGCTGGATCAATGTGACTCCCAAGGTTTCTGGCGCGGGGTATGAGTTTGAAGACAAGATTGTCGGTGGTTCCATCCCCCGTCAGTTTATTCCTGCTGTTGACAAGGGCGTTCAGGAAGTTGCCGCACGTGGAGTTTTGGCTGGTTACCCGGTCATTGATTTCCAGGTGACGTTGTATGACGGCAGTTACCATAACGTTGACTCCTCGGAGATGGCATTTAAGGTGGCTGGTTCCATTGCTTTCAAAAAGGCCTGCGAAAAGGCCAAGATGGCCTTGTTGGAACCGGTCATGCTTGTGACCGTGGCCGTACCTGATTCATTTATGGGTGACGTTATTGGCGACCTTTCCTCTCGTCGAGGCAAGGTGCTGGGGTCTGATTCTCAGGCAGGCCTGACTGAGGTTAAAGCACATGTGCCTATGGCTGAAATGCTCAAGTACGCCCCGGACTTGAATTCCATGACCGGTGGACAGGGTACCTTCTTCATGGAATTTGCTTCCTATGAAGAATGCCCGCCTCAGGAAACCGAGAAGGTCATTGCCGCCAATAAGAAGGCGGACGACGCAGATTAG